DNA sequence from the Fuscovulum ytuae genome:
CGGTCTGGGAGGGCGGACCCTTGTCGCGCGTGCAGGCGTGGCGGGTCTGGGCGTCGGAGGTTGGGCAGTGGCCTCTGATGGGCTATGGCCCGTTTTCGGTGGACGCGGGCGGTGCGTATGTGGGCGAGGTAGGTATTTATCACGCCGCTGACTATCCTGCGCCAGAACTGGGCTGGTTCGTGGTGCCTGCGGCTGAGGGCAGGGGATATGCGCGTGAGGCCGCGCAGGCGGTGATGGCTTGGGTGCGGCGGGCCTTTGGCTGGGACACAATCACCAATATCATCGATCCGGGCAATGCGCGGTCCATTGCGCTGGGCTTACGGCTGGGCGGGCGGATCGATGCGGCACAGCCGGGGATCGATCCGGGCGATGTGGTGATCGTGCATGATCTGCGGGGCTTTGCATGATCGGGCTTGCTGGGACCCCTGTTCTGACGACGGAACGGCTGGTGCTGCGTGCGCCGGAGGCGGGGGATTGGCCTGCTTTCCACGGCTTTCTGGCATCCGACCGGGGGCAGTTCGTGCGCACGGGTGACTATGACCTGTCGAACACCTGGCGCGGCTTTTGCCATGTGATCGGGCATTGGGTGGCGCGGGGCTTTGGGATGTTCGTCTTTCACGCCAAGGGCGATGCGACGCCTTTGGGCGCGACGGGGCCTTGGTTCCCCGAGACTTGGCCCGAGCGTGAGATCGGCTGGTCGGTCTGGAACGCAGGTGCCGAGGGCAAGGGGTTTGCCTTCGAGGCGGCGTGTGCGGCGCGGGACTTTGCCTATCAGACTTTGGGCTGGACCTCTGCCGTATCTTATGTTGCCGAAGGGAATGCGCGGTCGCGCGCGCTTGCCCTGCGGCTTGGCGCGGTGGTTGACCCGGATGCGCCGTCGATCGGCGCGCCACCTTGCCTTGTCTTTCGCCATCCAGCCCCTGACAGCAGGAGGACCGCATGACCGACGCTGCCCAGCGTGCCGCCGAGATATTGAAGGAGCATCGGGAGTCGATCGACCGGCTGGATGCGATCCTTGTCTATACGCTGGCGGAGCGCTTCAAGCATACGCAGGCGGTGGGGCGGCTGAAGGCCAGCCACGATCTGCCGCCAAGCGACCCGGCGCGCGAGGCGCGGCAGATCGAGCGGCTGGAGACGCTGGCGCGCGAGGCCGATCTGGACCCCGAATTCGCAAAGAAATTCCTGACCTTCATCATCAGCGAAGTCATCAGGCATCACGAGAAACTGCAATCCCCGTAGGTGGGCCTATGCCCCCTGCAATGACACGCCATTCAAAGGAGATACGACAATGGCAATGAAGATCCGACTGGCCCGTGGTGGTTCCAAGAAGCGCCCGCATTATTCCATCGTGGCGTCCGACTCGCGCATGCCGCGCGATGGGCGGTTCCTTGAGAAGCTGGGAACCTATAACCCGTTGCTGGCCAAGGATGACGAGAACCGCGTGAAGATGGATATGGATCGCGTGAAGCATTGGCTGGCGCAGGGCGCGCAGCCGACCGACCGGATCGCACGGATGCTGGAAGCTGCTGGCGTGATGCCGAAGAAGGCCCGCAACAACCCGAAATCCGCTGTGCCGGGCAAGCAGATGGCCGAGCGCGCCGCGAAGAAGGCCGCCCGGGCCGCTGCTCCTGCGGAAGAGTAAGGACGACTTTGGGGGGGCCGTTGGCGGCCCCCCTATTCCCTTGATCTTGCAACCGGGTGAGTGACGATGACGCGACCTGACCGTATCTGTGTCGGTGCCATCGCCGGGTCTTTCGGCGTGCAGGGTGAGGTACGGCTGAAAAGCTTTTGCGCCGACCCGGAGGCGATTGCGTCCTATGGGCCGCTTTGGACCGAGGATGGCAGCCGATCCTTTGCCGTGAAGCTGACGCGGGCCAATGTGTCGGGCGGGCTGGGGGCAAGGTTGTCGGGGGTTTTGACCAAAGAGCAGGCGGATGCCTTGAAGGGCACGCAGCTTTTCGCGGATCGCGACAGGCTGCCCGCGCTGCCGGATGACGAATTCTATCACGCCGACCTGATCGGGCTTGTGGCGCAGGATGCCGGAGGGGTGACCCTTGGCACGGTGCGGGCTGTGCATAATCACGGGGCGGGCGATATGCTGGAAATCCTTGGTTCCGGCATGAAATCAGCGCTCTTGGTGCCGTTCACGCTGGCCGTAGTGCCGACGGTCGATCTGGCGGCGGGGCGGATTGTGGTGGACCTGCCCGAGGAAACGGAATGACCGACGAAAAGCCCCGGTCTCATGGGCGGATCAAGGTGCAGGTCAGCCTGCAGCCGCGTGACTTGATGGAAGAGCCGCGCCGGGTGAAGGGCGCGTGGGAAGCGCGGATCGTGACGCTGTTTCCAGAGGCTTTTCCCGGTGTTCTGGGCCTGTCCTTGACGGGCAAGGCGCTGGATCAGGGGTTGTGGCGGCTGGAGACGCTGGACCTGCGGACCTTTGGCGAGGGCAAGCATCGCAACGTGGATGACACGCCTGCGGGCGGGGGTGCGGGCATGGTGCTGCGCGCTGATGTGGTGCATCGGGCGCTGCGGCAGGCCTCGATCGGGGTGACGGGTGAGCGGGGGCGTTGGCCCCTCGTCTACCTATCGCCGCGCGGGCGCCGGTTTGATCAGGCCATGGCGCGGGATTGGGCGGCGGCGGATGGCGTCACGATCCTGTGCGGGCGGTTCGAAGGGGTGGATCAGCGGGTGCTGGACCATTGGGGCGTCGAGGAGGTGTCCTTGGGCGATTTCGTCCTGACTGGGGGCGAGATTGCGGCGCAGGCGATGATCGACGCGACGGTGCGGCTTTTGCCCAATGTGTTGGGCAATGCGGCATCTACGGAGGAGGAAAGTTTCTCGGACGGGCTGCTGGAGCATCCGCAATATACGCGGCCTGCCGTCTGGGAAGGGCGGGAGATTCCGGCCGTGCTGATGTCAGGTCATCATGGCGAGATCGAGAAATGGCGGCGGGCAGAGCGCGAGCGGCTGACCCAGGAGCGGCGGCCCGATCTTTGGGAGAAGCGGAAGCCATGAGGCCGGTCATGGCGGGGGGAACCCCGCCCTACGGCCATCGCGGCAAAGGCGCCTTGCGGGGGCAGGGCGGAGGACCCCGGCGGACGCGCTTTCGCCCTTGACCGCAAGGGCCTTTCGCCCCTATAGGCCCCCGGTCCGGGGCGGTTTCGTCATCCGGGAGCGATTCCTTTTGCCTTCTGCATCCTTCGGCAGGGTTTGGGGCAGGGGAACGCCACAGTCAAAGCAGGCCTGCATCTCTGGCGGGCGCCCCTGAAGGGGCGGACCCGATCGAAGACCGAGAGCTCTGGGGCGGCATCACCTCTGCGGGACCACCGCAGGCAAAATGGAGACATGCGCATGAACCTGATCGCGCAGATCGAGGCGGAGCAGATCGCCGCCCTCGGCAAGACCATCCCGGATTTCAAGGCCGGCGACACCATCCGCGTCGGCTATAAGGTGACCGAAGGCAGCCGTTCGCGGGTGCAGATGTATGAAGGCGTCTGCATCGGCCGCAAGGGCGGGCTGACCATCTCGGCCTCGTTCACCGTCCGCAAGATTTCCTTCGGCGAAGGCGTGGAGCGTGTGTTCCCGCTGTATTCGACCAACATCGACTCGATCGAAGTTGTGCGTCGTGGCCGTGTGCGCCGCGCCAAGCTGTACTACCTGCGCGAGCGTCGTGGTAAGTCGGCCCGGATCGCCGAACTGTCGAACTACAAAGAAAAGTCGGAATAAGGATCGCAGCGATGAAAAAGGGCATTCACCCCGACTATCACATGATCACCGTCAAGATGACCGACGGCAGCACGTTCCAGACCCGCACCACGTGGGGCAAGGATGGCGACCAGATGGCGCTGGATATCGATCCGCTGGCGCATCCGGCTTGGACCGGACAATCGGCCAAGCTGATGGACACCGGCGGCCGCGTGTCGAAGTTCAAGAACAAATACGCCGGTCTGGGCTTCTGATCCCTGCCTACGTTGTGAAAGTAGCGAGCGCCGTCCCCTTGGGGCGGCGTTTTCCATTGCGGAACCTGCACGGAAGGGCTTGCGGATTTCCGCCAACTGGGCCTTATCGCTGTTCCGCACCGCCTGCTGCCGCGCGGGGTGCTGATCGGGTCGGGGGATGGCATGGCGCATATCATCGTGGTCGGGAACGAAAAGGGTGGATCGGGGAAGTCCACCACCTGCATGCATGTGGGCACGGCGCTGGCGCGGCTTGGGTTCCGGGTGGGGGCGCTGGACCTTGATCTGCGGCAGCGGAGTTTCGGGCGCTATGTTGAGAACCGCCGGGCCTATCTGGCGCGGGCGGGGTTGAGCCTGCCCACGCCTGACTATCGCGAATTGCCAGAGGTGCCGGCGGATCAGTTGCAGGCGGGCGAGAATGCCTTTGACGCGCGGCTGGCGGCGGCGGTTGCGGCTTTGGAGCCCGTGTCGGATTTCATCGTGATCGATTGCCCCGGATCGCATACGCGGTTGTCACAGGTGGCGCATTCGCTGGCCGATACGTTGATCACGCCGTTGAATGACAGTTTCGTGGATTTTGACCTTTTGGCGCGGGTGGACCCGGAAACAGGTCGGGTGAAGGGGCCGTCAATCTATTCCGAAATGGTGTGGAACGCGCGGCAACTCAGGGCGCAGGCCGGGTTGAAGCCCATCGATTGGATCGTGCTGCGCAACCGTCTGGGCGCGCAACAGATGCATAACAAGAAGAAGGTGGGGGCGGCGCTGGAGGAATTGTCGCGGCGGATCGGGTTCCGCGTGGCGCCGGGATTTTCCGAGCGCGTCATCTTCCGCGAACTTTTCCCGCGCGGGCTGACGCTGC
Encoded proteins:
- a CDS encoding GNAT family N-acetyltransferase, with amino-acid sequence MIAPTLHTERLTLRMPVLGDFEHRAAFYASDRSVWEGGPLSRVQAWRVWASEVGQWPLMGYGPFSVDAGGAYVGEVGIYHAADYPAPELGWFVVPAAEGRGYAREAAQAVMAWVRRAFGWDTITNIIDPGNARSIALGLRLGGRIDAAQPGIDPGDVVIVHDLRGFA
- a CDS encoding GNAT family N-acetyltransferase codes for the protein MIGLAGTPVLTTERLVLRAPEAGDWPAFHGFLASDRGQFVRTGDYDLSNTWRGFCHVIGHWVARGFGMFVFHAKGDATPLGATGPWFPETWPEREIGWSVWNAGAEGKGFAFEAACAARDFAYQTLGWTSAVSYVAEGNARSRALALRLGAVVDPDAPSIGAPPCLVFRHPAPDSRRTA
- a CDS encoding chorismate mutase — protein: MTDAAQRAAEILKEHRESIDRLDAILVYTLAERFKHTQAVGRLKASHDLPPSDPAREARQIERLETLAREADLDPEFAKKFLTFIISEVIRHHEKLQSP
- the rpsP gene encoding 30S ribosomal protein S16 — translated: MAMKIRLARGGSKKRPHYSIVASDSRMPRDGRFLEKLGTYNPLLAKDDENRVKMDMDRVKHWLAQGAQPTDRIARMLEAAGVMPKKARNNPKSAVPGKQMAERAAKKAARAAAPAEE
- the rimM gene encoding ribosome maturation factor RimM (Essential for efficient processing of 16S rRNA), with amino-acid sequence MTRPDRICVGAIAGSFGVQGEVRLKSFCADPEAIASYGPLWTEDGSRSFAVKLTRANVSGGLGARLSGVLTKEQADALKGTQLFADRDRLPALPDDEFYHADLIGLVAQDAGGVTLGTVRAVHNHGAGDMLEILGSGMKSALLVPFTLAVVPTVDLAAGRIVVDLPEETE
- the trmD gene encoding tRNA (guanosine(37)-N1)-methyltransferase TrmD, whose protein sequence is MTDEKPRSHGRIKVQVSLQPRDLMEEPRRVKGAWEARIVTLFPEAFPGVLGLSLTGKALDQGLWRLETLDLRTFGEGKHRNVDDTPAGGGAGMVLRADVVHRALRQASIGVTGERGRWPLVYLSPRGRRFDQAMARDWAAADGVTILCGRFEGVDQRVLDHWGVEEVSLGDFVLTGGEIAAQAMIDATVRLLPNVLGNAASTEEESFSDGLLEHPQYTRPAVWEGREIPAVLMSGHHGEIEKWRRAERERLTQERRPDLWEKRKP
- the rplS gene encoding 50S ribosomal protein L19 produces the protein MNLIAQIEAEQIAALGKTIPDFKAGDTIRVGYKVTEGSRSRVQMYEGVCIGRKGGLTISASFTVRKISFGEGVERVFPLYSTNIDSIEVVRRGRVRRAKLYYLRERRGKSARIAELSNYKEKSE
- the rpmE gene encoding 50S ribosomal protein L31 encodes the protein MKKGIHPDYHMITVKMTDGSTFQTRTTWGKDGDQMALDIDPLAHPAWTGQSAKLMDTGGRVSKFKNKYAGLGF
- a CDS encoding division plane positioning ATPase MipZ, which produces MAHIIVVGNEKGGSGKSTTCMHVGTALARLGFRVGALDLDLRQRSFGRYVENRRAYLARAGLSLPTPDYRELPEVPADQLQAGENAFDARLAAAVAALEPVSDFIVIDCPGSHTRLSQVAHSLADTLITPLNDSFVDFDLLARVDPETGRVKGPSIYSEMVWNARQLRAQAGLKPIDWIVLRNRLGAQQMHNKKKVGAALEELSRRIGFRVAPGFSERVIFRELFPRGLTLLDLRDTGVDQLNLSNIAARQEVRDLVSELRLPGVRVDF